The Methanolobus sp. WCC4 genome includes the window GCAGCAAGAGTTCCTCAGGCAGTAGGCGGTAGGAGAGCACATCCACCAAAGCCGGAAGCTGACAGGACTGAGAAGGTCAACAAGAAGGAAAGACGTATGGCTATCCGCTCTGCGATCGCTGCAACATCTGATGCAGAGATCGTAAAGGCACGTGGTCACAGGTTCGAAGCAGAACTTCCACTGGTTGCTGCAAGCGAATTTGAGGATGTCGAGAAGACAAAGGATGTCGTAAGCTTCCTGCAGAACGCAGGTGTCTATGACGACGTACTTCGTGCAAAGGACGGAAGGAACATCCGTGCAGGAAAGGGTAAGATACGTGGAAGGAGATTCAAGAACAGAAAGAGTATCCTTATCGTTGCAACATGTGACAGCCCGGTAATGAAGGCCGCAAGGAACCTTTCCGGTGTAGATGTCGTATCCGTTGACACACTCAATGCTGAGCTTCTTGCACCAGGTACCCACGCAGGCAGATTGACCGTATGGACAGAGTCTGCAATATCCGCACTTGGAGGGATGTTCGAATGACCGTCATTAAATATCCGTTTATCACTGAAAAAGCAATGATGCTGCTGGAAGACAACAAACTCCAATTCATTGTTGATTCCCGCGCGAACAAGATGCAGATCAAGGCCGATGTAATGAAGATGTACGGTTTCCCTGTGGAATCTGTCTGTACAATGAGCACAATGAAAGGTCTGAAGAAGGCTATCGTTACTTTCGAGGGCACAGAGGCAGCTCACGAGATAGCTACAAGGATCGGTCTGATGTGAGGTGGACTAGATGACAAAGAGAATCATATCACAGAACAGAGGTCGTGGAACCCCTACATACAGGGCTCCATCACACAAGTTCAAGGCTGCACTTAA containing:
- the rpl4p gene encoding 50S ribosomal protein L4, giving the protein MVTAKIIDLSGNAKGDVDLPEVFDEVYRPDLIKRAVLAAQSNRYQPYGPRMYSGMDTSAHSWGSGRGAAQIPRIANGSRAARVPQAVGGRRAHPPKPEADRTEKVNKKERRMAIRSAIAATSDAEIVKARGHRFEAELPLVAASEFEDVEKTKDVVSFLQNAGVYDDVLRAKDGRNIRAGKGKIRGRRFKNRKSILIVATCDSPVMKAARNLSGVDVVSVDTLNAELLAPGTHAGRLTVWTESAISALGGMFE
- a CDS encoding 50S ribosomal protein L23 — translated: MTVIKYPFITEKAMMLLEDNKLQFIVDSRANKMQIKADVMKMYGFPVESVCTMSTMKGLKKAIVTFEGTEAAHEIATRIGLM